Proteins found in one Bacteroidales bacterium WCE2008 genomic segment:
- a CDS encoding Outer membrane protein beta-barrel domain-containing protein, translating into MKKLLISVLVALTMFGANAGAQVRFGILGGFTSSSSKVSDIDASSISLYHAGFTVKAVFGGFGIQPSLLYQMKGTSMENYEKLPLAEAVGLTKVETKVGYLELPVQLQYGLDLLVMRPYLFAEPFVGYAVNLNNDAKGLNAVAEQAKAIKNDFKESNFNRFEYGLGVGAGVDLGSLQLSLKYFWNFGSLAEKDEVPNGSDITKAITKAIKDKQSFNGISISLAYFF; encoded by the coding sequence ATGAAAAAACTTCTTATTTCCGTACTCGTCGCATTGACGATGTTCGGCGCAAATGCCGGAGCGCAGGTACGTTTCGGTATTCTGGGCGGTTTCACGTCGTCCAGCTCCAAAGTGTCTGATATCGATGCAAGCTCGATATCTCTCTACCATGCCGGTTTTACCGTAAAGGCCGTATTCGGCGGTTTCGGTATCCAGCCTTCCCTCCTTTACCAGATGAAGGGTACAAGCATGGAGAACTATGAGAAGCTACCTCTGGCAGAGGCCGTAGGTCTTACCAAGGTTGAGACAAAGGTCGGTTATCTCGAGCTTCCTGTGCAGTTGCAGTATGGCCTGGACCTTCTCGTGATGCGTCCATACTTGTTCGCAGAGCCTTTCGTCGGATATGCCGTCAACCTTAACAATGACGCCAAGGGTCTGAACGCAGTTGCAGAGCAGGCCAAAGCTATCAAGAACGACTTCAAGGAGTCCAACTTCAACCGTTTCGAGTATGGTCTCGGAGTCGGCGCAGGTGTCGATCTCGGAAGCCTTCAGCTTTCCCTGAAGTACTTCTGGAACTTTGGTTCCCTCGCTGAGAAGGACGAGGTTCCGAATGGAAGCGATATAACCAAAGCCATAACTAAGGCAATCAAGGATAAGCAATCCTTCAACGGTATTTCTATCTCTCTGGCTTATTTCTTCTAG
- a CDS encoding thioredoxin produces MATIATTNNFSDIIRNNKVVLVDLWAEWCGPCRMLSPTVDEIEQLYTGKVEVVKCNVDDCQDVAVNYGVRGIPTLLYFKDGVEVDRTVGAVTKKEITDILDKLI; encoded by the coding sequence ATGGCAACAATAGCAACGACAAACAATTTTTCGGATATCATCAGAAACAACAAGGTTGTGCTGGTGGATCTCTGGGCAGAGTGGTGCGGTCCGTGCCGTATGCTCTCTCCTACTGTTGACGAAATAGAGCAGCTTTATACCGGAAAGGTTGAAGTTGTCAAATGCAATGTGGATGACTGTCAGGATGTGGCTGTCAACTACGGAGTAAGGGGCATCCCGACTCTTCTTTACTTCAAGGATGGCGTCGAAGTCGACAGGACTGTAGGTGCCGTGACAAAGAAGGAGATTACGGATATCCTCGACAAATTAATTTAA